The nucleotide sequence TTGCAGGCTTCCAGCGTGATGGGGAGTAAACACCATGCCGGTAGGCGTGGGAGGGAAAACATGGTTCCAACAACGCCTGAAGGGGCGGATGGATCGAGACATGGCTTAAAGGCATCGAAGCGGCAGGGGTTCCGAGTTGGCTCCGACATAAGGTGGTGGCCATGCCCTAGTCGCGTATTAAATATTACATAGAATGTAGTTTCATAAAACCCATCATATAAAACTATACATTTGAAACAAATAAATATTCAATTATATGTTTCTTTAATTTCTAGAAAAAGATGAAAAAGCATGTATTGAAAAATCAATCCTAATAAAATACCAACCAAACCGGTCATCACCATGGTTTGCAACTTGCAAGATCTTTTCAGGAAACCCAAAAATATCTTAAAaaataacataacaaaataataaaatcCATAACAAATAAAATATCACAGGATATTTTCTCAGCCGGTTTTAACTTCACCACTTTCCCATACACCCCAACTCCATTTCACGCGCCCCTCCACCAATAAAAATTCCCACAACAAACTTCCACTACACGTGTACCCTACACAAAGCGCGTAGCAACCACTCCACCTCCCAAATCGCGTGGCACTTTATATTTGACATTGCGTAATGTGGGAACAAAAgacgaataataataataaagtgtAACCAGCCTTATAAAATGCGGATATGTCACCATATACAATTATATACAATCGGATATTGTAATAGATTTGCCGGAAAACATATTCCGACGATCACCGGAATTTATGGCTTTTATGGATGCTAATCGAGCATGTAATGGGTATCGATGGACGAACGAGCGGCACCTTAATTTCCTTAAATCGGTTGAAGCTTCGTTTGTTCGAACAATGTTGGGGAACGGGGATGGTGGTCTTTTGTTGGACCGGCGCGTGCCGGATAGCTACGATTCAACGTTAGATTCCGAGATGGTTATTGGCCGGAAGAAACGAAAAAGGCGTTTTCTAGGAGGTAAACGAATTGCATTTCATTTTTGGATAAGTTAAAtcgttattattgttatttttattaAACGTCTAACTCACACGCTATTTTAACAGTTTTTTAGTGTAGTGCTAGGCTAGAAACACTTTGTTTGTTGCTAAAGGGTTACTTGCATACACTATTAATTACaatgttttagaaaaaaaaattagattatGTATACACAtgaaaataacataaatttataATTTGCTATTATAAGAAATTAATAACAAGCATGGGTGTTCTTAATTTGTAACTATGATTTTAGAAACTAACAAATTAAATCAA is from Helianthus annuus cultivar XRQ/B chromosome 9, HanXRQr2.0-SUNRISE, whole genome shotgun sequence and encodes:
- the LOC110878202 gene encoding uncharacterized protein LOC110878202, with product MAFMDANRACNGYRWTNERHLNFLKSVEASFVRTMLGNGDGGLLLDRRVPDSYDSTLDSEMVIGRKKRKRRFLGDDLDASLGMGQRVRRLRPHFPQDDQVVPQIKHVKNDECDKH